The DNA sequence ATCTCGGTCACGGCAAATTTGCTCCCGGACGAAATCTCAAATTTGACCCACTTTGCGTTAAAAGGCGAATTTGCGCGCGCAAAAGCCATAAACGACGATCTTTATGCGGTAAATAAAATAATGTTTTGCGAGAGCAATCCGATCCCGGTCAAGGCAGCTATGTATATCGCCGGGCTCATATCAAGCCTCGAGTACCGCCTGCCGCTTTGCGAGCCGAGCGCCGAAAATCTCAAAAAAATCGAACAAACCATAAAACAATATAATATAAAAGGATTTTAATGAATTGCGAAAACGAATTTAAAGGCAAAACTCTAGTAATCAGCGGCGGAACGCGCGGCATCGGACGCGCCATCGTGGAGGAATTTGCCGCAAAGGGCGTAAATATCGCCTTTACATACAACTCAAACGAAGAGCTAGCCAAGACCCAAGCCGCCGAGCTCGAGGCGACGTACGGCATAAAAGCTAGAGCCTACGCGCTAAATATACTCGAGCCCGAGACCTACAAAGATCTATTTTTAGAGATCGACGCAGACTTTGACCGTATAGATTTTTTCATCTCAAACGCAATCATCTCGGGTCGCCCGGTAGCAGGCGGATATACTAAATTTATGAAACTTCGCCCTCGCGGTATCAATAATATTTTCACCGCGACAGTAAATGCATTCGTAGTGGGCGCGCAAGAAGCCGCAAAACGCATGGAAAAAACGGGCGGCGGTAGTATCATCTCGCTATCATCGACGGGCAATCTCGTCTATATCGAAAACTACGCGGGCCACGGCACCGCTAAAGCCGCGGTAGAGGCTATGGCGCGCTATGCGGCCACCGAGCTTGGCGAAAAAAACATCCGCGTAAACGTCGTTAGTGGCGGCCCGATCGAGACGGACGCGCTTAGGGCTTTTACGAACTACGAAGAAGTGCGCGACAAAACGGCCGAACTAAGCCCGCTAAACCGCATGGGTCAGCCCGCAGATATCGCCGGCGCATGTTTGTTTCTCTGTAGCTCAAAAGCTAGCTGGGTCACGGGTCATACCTTCATCATCGACGGCGGTACTACGTTTAAATGAAAAAAGCAAATTTAGCCTGCGCTCCTTTGTCGGTTGCTCGCATTTCGGGCAAATTCGGCAGTATAAATTTAATGCGTTTGCAGGCTAAATTTGAAAATTTAAAATTTAAAAGCAAATTTTGCGACTCGGACGAATATTTTAAATTTGATTTAAATTTAAAAGAATCGAAACGCTTTTTGCCGTTAAATTTAAATCCAAAATCGCTCAAATTTGACGAAGCGACGAGCAAATTTAACCAAAGCGCAAATCCGCGACCGACCAAATCAAACAAAATTCGGGTCGGCAAATTTTACGCGGGCTTTAGCGCCGAGCCGTCAAATTTTAAACTCCGAAACCAAAAAGAAAGAACAAATAAATGAGCCTAAATTTACCAAACGCCCTAGCCTTCCTGCGCGTATTTCTCGCACCTCTGATGTTTTGGCTGCTACTTAGCGTAAATTCCTTCTCAGGCGTGCACGTTAGCTGGATGAACTACTTTGCCGCGCTTGTATTCGTGATCGCTAGCGTCACGGACTTTTTCGACGGATTTATCGCGCGCGCGTGGGATCAAAAGACCAAGCTTGGAGCCGTGATCGACCCGCTTGCTGACAAGATGCTGACTCTTGGCGCGTTTTTAGGGCTCATGATGATAGACCGCGCGAGCCCGTGGGCCGTGTATCTCATCCTCGTTCGCGAGTTTT is a window from the Campylobacter massiliensis genome containing:
- a CDS encoding enoyl-ACP reductase, which encodes MNCENEFKGKTLVISGGTRGIGRAIVEEFAAKGVNIAFTYNSNEELAKTQAAELEATYGIKARAYALNILEPETYKDLFLEIDADFDRIDFFISNAIISGRPVAGGYTKFMKLRPRGINNIFTATVNAFVVGAQEAAKRMEKTGGGSIISLSSTGNLVYIENYAGHGTAKAAVEAMARYAATELGEKNIRVNVVSGGPIETDALRAFTNYEEVRDKTAELSPLNRMGQPADIAGACLFLCSSKASWVTGHTFIIDGGTTFK
- the pgsA gene encoding CDP-diacylglycerol--glycerol-3-phosphate 3-phosphatidyltransferase; this translates as MSLNLPNALAFLRVFLAPLMFWLLLSVNSFSGVHVSWMNYFAALVFVIASVTDFFDGFIARAWDQKTKLGAVIDPLADKMLTLGAFLGLMMIDRASPWAVYLILVREFFITGFRVVMAGEGVEVAASMAGKVKTVCQMIAIGFLTMQWPFGEFLLWLSVALTLYSGFEYVNAYVRHVKNQAKKA